The Hyphomicrobiales bacterium region CAAAAGACGCAGAAGACCGCGTGATCCTCGACCAAGAGCGTATCAAGCATTGGCTTGACCAAGGTGCACAACCAACTGACCGCGTTCTTCGCTTCCTTGATGCTGCTGGTCTTATGAAACGTGACGCACGCAACAACCCGAAAAAAGCGTTGCCAGGCAAAAAAGCTCAAGAGCGTATTGAAGAAGCTAAGCAAGCTGAAGAAGACGCAAAAGCTGCAGCTGAAGAAGCAAAAGCCGCTGAAGCTGCTGCTGCCGCAG contains the following coding sequences:
- a CDS encoding 30S ribosomal protein S16, with amino-acid sequence KDAEDRVILDQERIKHWLDQGAQPTDRVLRFLDAAGLMKRDARNNPKKALPGKKAQERIEEAKQAEEDAKAAAEEAKAAEAAAAAAPAEEAPAEETAAE